The nucleotide window ccttcttctctcttcttatATCTCTGCTTTTTCATGGCAATCCGGCTAGCGAGTGCTGCGTAGCAAAGTAGCCATGCACGTCCAGCCAgcatgcgcacacgcacaccgaggCGCCCGCACGAGCTTGCTGCCAGTCGCACACGACTCGCTCTCGCCTCCATATAAAAAGGCTCACACTTAAAACGACACGGAAGGACAATGAATTAGTGCAAAAACGTGCCAAGCTCAACTCATGGAAGAAACAAAGCGCACACCAACTGCACAGCACGTGCAGATAGCATTGGGGATGACCACCACTCATATGCTTTCGCACGTGCGTACCGAGTGTGGGCATTTAGCCATGCATCACCGCAATCACCGCCACGTCAAGTCTGTGCATTGGATAGGTACGAACAGCGGCCTCTGTCTGAGTACGACTTTTCTTTTTCATTCCCTacatcccctctctcctctcttctctccagCTTTATCCCTTGCAGCCAATCTGTCGTTCGCAAGACGGTCGACGCCCATAAACCGGTTcagagagaaacgaggaaTGACCCCTGCCTCAGCATTTTTGCGTGCCCGCTCTGTTCCTgttgtacgtgtgcgtgtgtgtgggtctgtGTAGAGgtcgctcctctctctcccttgcgtTCGCTACCGCACTTCGACATCCCGCACACGCTCCCCAGCTCATCATCCGAGGAGGCAATTATGATGACGCATGTCCGCAACACTAGTGGAAAGAACTGGAAACGATGACGGGCAGTCGCTACTGAAGCGTCCCAGACTAACCGCCATTCCTGATGGAAACAGCATGGATCGAATACTGCCTGCGGCTCACGTGCGGTCTACCATGGAGCTGAGGCGACGCAACTCTCGTTTAGCCTCTGCCACAGTGAGTGAGGGCTTGGGCCCAAATACCGAAAGCAACGCTATGCCCAcatcccctcttctctctccgctatCCCCAGCGCTGAGCACTTTCGATCCGTCCTCTACGAGGTCATCGATGCATAGCACCTCACTAGCTCAAAGCCGAGGTGACCTTGCGGCTGGCACCACTCACATTACCCTCTCCAAGGAGCCTCGCTGTCAATGCAGCCCTACAAAAACAAACGTACTTTCTCTGATAATCAAGCCGGCAAGCTGCCTCGCCATGGTTCGCGTgtccgcggcgctgcatccGGATGCGTCATcagtgctgccgcagtgTGAACGGAAATCGTCCACCAGCAGAGAGCTGTGCTCCTTCACAGACGACCAGCGCACAAACGCGAAGACGGCTATCAGCGATACAGCAAGAGAGCAGAAGCCACTCCGTGTGTCGGGGTACTCGAAGAAGAACATCTGCCAGCTGCGAATCAAACCGGTGCGAAACTTTGCGGTATGTCGCGTGCTTGAAATAGGCGGCTGTGTTCTAGCCGAGGAAGTGCAGCGCTACAACCAACGGCCTCTtgcccctgccgctgcactcTATCCCACGGCAAtcaggcagcgcagcagtgcgctgACAGTCAACACGGGCGATgcgagaaaggaggagcggcgccgAGGGCACGAGTACACAAAAGCGCACATCATGTCTCTTCGATGGAAGCCACTCAAAGGCTACGCCATGTACCGGGTGACCTAAGCCTTGCACACTCTGCATGTGCCATCCGACACCGTAAGTGGTGGTGACGGAGATCGAGTGTTCCATCCACGTGTAGGGAGGGGAGCAAGCATGAATCGGCTGCTGGCATGCCTAAAGCGTTTGTCTGTGCAATGTTGATGGGTTGTTTTTGCCTGGTGCAGACTGCGTCGGTGCCCTTAGCCAGAGTCACACTAAAATGAAGTAAGGacaaggggaagaaaagggatCGGAAGGACGTGAGCGTCACTCGTGTATTGAGGNNNNNNNNNNNNNNNNNNNNNNNNNNNNNNNNNNNNNNNNNNNNNNNNNNNNNNNNNNNNNNNNNNNNNNNNNNNNNNNNNNNNNNNNNNNNNNNNNNNNGGACGACGTCATTGCCCAACAGGTCCAGAGAGACGAGCAGAGGAaaccacgccgccgccgctcccccctttccctcccctccttacctccctctccctcaccctcctcctcctttttctcttgctgTTTTGCCTTGTGAAGACGTTGTCCTTCCTGTGTCTTCCTCCTGGGAGGGGTTTACGGAGTCTATCCTGTGGGCGTCACCAGTCCTCCTCTATTTTTCTGCTTCACCTCGTATAGCCGCTTGTACAAGGGCAGAGTTGCCTTTCGAGCGTCAGCATGTCTCTGTATGGGCTCGCACCACCTGCCAGATGAGGTGCAGACACGCATGCAAATCCAGGCAAGCAAATTAGCCTCGCTGGTCTGCTTCCCTTTCGCCTTgatgctttttttttcctttgggGTTATGAAGTTGCTGattggaggaggaggcacgaaCTGTCGCATGACACCGATTCCTTGCACCTGCTGTCACGTATGTGTGCATCCGCGTAGGAATACGAGCGTGACTTGTGTTCAATTTtctacccctctccctccactaGCCTTCCGCATTCCCCCGTGGCTGAGGTCTTTCAGAGAACAATAGGCCCGCCAGAGTATGTCTGCGCATCTTCGGACTTGTGGAATGCCTTCTTCATTTGCCTCTACCTCTGCACCATCGTTGtacaggtgtgtgtgtgtgtgtgtgtgtgtgtgcttgttcTCGTCTGTTCCTTTCTTGTTGGTCTACTGATGCCTCGCGTCAGGGCTGCCttggaggcggagaggggagacgAGCTGTGGAAAGCAACGAAGACtacgtgctgctggcgctgttgcTTCCCCTGTTTGACTTTGATCCGTCTCGAAGGACTTACCAGAGGCCTTTGACCTCCATCTAGCTGAAATCGTCTATAGTGTGTCGGTGCGCGCGCATGCGCGCGACGTACTGCTAAGTCTGGGGTCACCAATCCCTTTTCCGCTCTATTTATCTTtgtttgctttgctttgctGCGGCCTCGTTGTTTGTGTTCTCTTtagccccctccccacgccatCGCCTTCGGTGTTCCTCAGCTGCCCTTCCGCTGATGTTGTCTtcagctcctcttctcctctgcatTGTTTTATACCTTCCTTAGCTCTCGCTCATCCGGTCAAGTCTGCTGGACGTGCACATTCGGCCACGCATCTGGAGTTAGAGTGGAGAAACTTACAAGCATCGATCAAATTCATATCAGACAAAGCGTCAATCATGGCTGCTAGCTGAGGGTTGTCGTGCGGCGAGGGTATCACTAAGCGCGCTCCCTGTGAGTTCAATACGCTGCGTTTGCACCGCACCAAGACGTCTCTCATACTCACCTCTGCCAGCGATGCCTCTATGTCTCGCTCACATCTCCCCCAGTCGCGCCTCTCTACCCCTCATACACTCGCCTTTGACGTTTATTTCTGCCCTATGCTTCTTGGGATGTGGgctcgctttccttttcctccgtGGGGAAGACTCAGTGCACGGGACAGAGAGTTCACGCGCCAAGAGGAGCGAAGCGGCCGGAAGCAGGGTTCTTATCtctgcgcagctgcaaaCGTTCGTCTCGCCTCGGCCGTTGAGGAAGGCAGTTGTCTGGACTAAACGATCCCTTGTCTCGCTGCTTCCCATCACCCCCATCACCCGCTGCCTCTTCTGATATTCAAATTTTACCCCGTAAACACGAGCAGAGGAGAGCACGGTGAGGCGCTCGTAGCTCGTTCGCACACGGCAACAGTCACATACGCCGGCCTTCATGAGCCATCCATAGagttttttttccctttgctgctgctgctgctgctgctgctgctcgtattgcggtgtgtgtgcttaCTACCCTCACGCAGTCTTGCAAGAGTTGCGTTGGATTCCAAAGAGATTCACTTGGCACCACGCAAGGGGAACATTCCAGCCAACAGCAACAGTGCGGGGCTGCCTGCACACGACAGACAGTGTACACAATTTAGGCACTACACACATATAGTGAAATactcacacatacacactgGGCAAACAGCTACGACTGCTCTCCTTCGCAAGCAACTCGACGGTGAAATACCCTTAGAAAGGGCGCATTTTTATTTCGCTTTGgacgtgtgggtgtgtgcgtgtgctgtgcAGCGCAGTGCTATGTTCTCTCTCAACATCAAAACAGAGACCTCGCCGTtctccgcagctgccgcaccagcACCCGAAGCGGATGCCAGCGAGGCGCCATTGGCGACCATTGACGTGGACGAAGGCGACTCCTTTGAAAGCACGCCCTCgacgaacagcagcagtggtcaGGGCGGCCGCCATCGTTGCCAGCATGTCCCCCGGCTGCCACAGACACCACCAAGTCCTGAGACACCGATCAAGTTTGACCATGGTGCGTACCCGCACTGCCCCATCTTCATCCCCTCCAAAGGTCGCTCTGACCTGGACCGCAGCACCATGGCGGTGCTCGTCCGTGACCTCGTCCCGTTTGTGCTCGTCGTCGAGCGGGAGGAAGTCGAGGGGTACAGCGCGCTGCTGGACCGCCTCGTTGGCCTTTACTTTGGCTTCTCAGATATGACATTTGCTTCGAAAGTGGACGACGGCACGGAAGGGGCAACCAAGACGGAGGCAGAGGATGTCGCGCCGTTCCACACCGCCCCGGCAGACCTCTGGGAGTTCtcgtgcgcctgctgcgacGGCAGCCCTGGCGTCGTTGGgtcaccgtcgtcgtccacTACGCCCAGCCTCTCGGCAGATGCCTTGCGCGCGTTGGCGTTGCGACTTTCAGCTGCGTTTCACCATGGCTACGTGTTCGAACCACCAACGAATGTGGCAGCCGGTGGCCAAGACAGCATTGACGAGTCAAAAAATAGCTCACCACCTGTGTCGACTAGTCCAACAGCGCCATCAGCAGCCGGTAGAGGTGCATGGCGCCCCTCTGAGGCCTTTGTTCTGCGCAACGTGAACGAGGTACGCGCGCTCTTCATGATCGAAGTGCTGCCGGAGTCCAACCGTGGGGTCTCCTACGTGCGCAACTACATCCTCCAGGTTCTCGTGCCAAGGCTAATGGTGGCCTGCGGTGTAGATCGGTCGGGGAATCTGGAGGAACTGTGCCTGTATGGACCGGGAGAGCACAGCACGCTGacaccggcggcgctgcggatgGCCACACTGGAACCGAGCGTCTACAGTGCCCTCGAGACCAAGTCAGGGACTGAGTCTTATCTGGACGTTCGGCGGGCGAGCACAATCACGAGTCCGGTAACGGCAAGTACTGGAAGCACCGCAGGCACCGTAGATGGCGGTCTGGCGTCGTCGGTGGTAGGGCAAAGCGACCCAGCCGGACAAACCCTCGCGCCTGCGTTGCGCTCGTCAACGCCGTCCTCCACTTCGGCCGGGACTCGCGGCACCCCTCGCATCCTGCACGGCTTCTTCGGCTTCTACTGGGTTCTCGACGATGACATCTACGGCTTTTACCAGTCGCACGGCTCCAGCACCAAAAACGAGCGCATCAGTGCACGGGCAATGatgagagaggtggagggacggctgcggcagctgcggcgtaACGCCGATGCggcctcgccaccaccacctccagtACCGCCCGCAGGCTTTCAGATATCGCCAacccccagcagcagcagcagcgcaacagcgTCCCCGTATTTCTTGTCACaccaacagcaacagcaacccTTTGTGTTCACGTGCAAGGAGGATGCCCTGCAGAACAACTTCATTACTGGCGGAAAAGGACGGCTACCGACGCTGCACAACTACAACCTTTACTACACCACCGCCTGTTTTTCGCTCGAGTACAACCGCTTCGCCCTCGATACGGCGCCGGACATGCTGTCGGTGAACTCCTACAACAACATTGCGTGTCTCTTCAACTATGCGTTGCTGCACAACCCGCCGCAGATGCGCTTCTTCCCCTCTGGTGTACCGCACGTGCGGCGCCCCGAAGAAGCGCTGGTCGGCTACCTCGACCACAGCATGCTCTGGTACCGCTTCGCCGTACGCGAGGATTACGACTTCACTCTTCAGCTCATCGCACGTGGACTCTACACACTGCGCTTCCGAAGCATTGCCTTCGATGTGCCGCAGATGATGAAAGTTCGTGGCGGTATGACGGACTACTACCGCAACTGCCACGAAGAGATACGGCAGCAGAACAATCGCTTTGTGCTGCAGTGGTCCTCCGTGGCACAGCACTGGgtgaaagggaaggagggcaaCCGTCGAGACGACATACGTGTGCGATGGGACCTACTGAGTCCAGCCCGCGCCAAGTACCCCGGCGCCTTCTTGTACCTGAGCACCCCActgccacagctgcagccgcaacGCTTGAgtgacgacggcagcagcggcaacggcagtgtagccagcagcagtgacagtGCCACTACTGCAACCAATGTGGAAGGCTCGGAAGCGCAGGCGCGCAAGCGTCTGCGGCCCCCGTCCCCGACTCCCCCCACAGGTGAATCGTCACCTGCACCTTCAGGCCGTCGCCTCGATGtcgcggccgccgcagcctctGCGTCCGTCGTGTCGTCCACCGCTGCCCGTGACTGGAAAGGCGGTTATGTAGTCGAGCGGTGGCGCGATATCTCACATGAGGAGGCATGGCAACACGCCGGCCTCGTCGCCCTCTCCAACGACGACATCCACATTGGCCGGACTGTCGCCGTCATACCGCCTTTCTTCGATCAGAAACCATCTGTCGTGCGCGCGACGGTAATTGAGCGGGCTGTCGAGCCAACAGATTCTCATGCCAGCAGCGGTCGCGTTGGAAACGCCAGCAcggtggagagaagcgatGTCAAgccgcccccgccgccgcgcgtGGTCTGGACGGTGGTGGCACAGGACGTTCGCGGCATGCCCTTCTTGCACGTCGACACGTGCTTTGAGGTACCTGCGAAGGGCATTGAGGGGGCCATCGCGAGTATTGATCAGTTCTTCGCAAAGATGACAGACGAATTTGGCGCCTAAAGATTGTGGCCCCCGCGTGACGGGGACAGTGgacaaaaaagaaaaaaagagaagttGGCTGGCTGCAAGCACAGCAATACtcctccagccgctgcaATCACCGATCCCTCCGCCCTCCTAGAGAGAGTGCAGCGGGCCCTTGAGAAGGGGATCTCTAGGATCAGAATCCAGTAAACGTGTTCGGTTGTGGTTGGCGGGAGGACGAGAAAGGGTACAAAAGAAATTCGGCGAAGGACTGCCGTTACTTGAGGAggaacacgcgcacacacaggcgttctctcctcctccctccttttccgcTTCCGAAAAAGGAGTGTACGGGTGACGCAGTCGTTGTGCTCGCCTCAagccttttctctccctcgtgTAAAAGGCACATGCTCGATTTCACGGTCATCTCAGCATCCATATGCGGTCATCGTCTTCTATTCCTCGCCGTGGCCGAAGAGAGGTGCGTTAGAGGAAACCTTGTCGCAACGACTGGATGCGTGGCTAGGTGCCACAGTGCGACATTCGCatggcagggggggggggggggcaccgagtctggaggagctggtgaTCCGGTGGGGTTGCAACTGCGGAGTCTCGCTCCCCGCTCGCCGCTCCTCTTTATTTTCGGCGATCTTCTCCTCGACAGTGCTTCGTTTTACACCCCTGGGCAGATGAAGTGGCAGCTTCACTGGCACGCAGCACCGTTCTATTggcatctctctctcacacacatgCTCTCGCTGTCCCTCTGGAGTCTACGTGCGTCACCATGGGCACTGCAATCCCTCCTCGACCTTCTCCGCCCCGCTTTGCTTGCCGCATGTCGCACGTGTCGCTTTTTGTTCGCATGCGCGTATgtgcttttcttcctcttttctccgctTCCAAACATGCACCCGACCTGCTATCGCCATGACCCGGGGTTGCTGTTGCTCTGGTGTGCTGCTGGGTACTTGCTGACTACACAACCAATCTGTATATCCACTCTTGTGGGCATACACGCTCGCACGAACACTTTCAAATTCACCGTTTGCATCCTTTCCATTCCGTATCGTGCTGCTGTTACTTTGGTGGGGGAGGGCTTCACAGCTCTTTCACGGCGTCATTACCTTTGCTTCCGCGcatctccttcctctcctaTTGAGCCCCATTACGCCAATACACAAAGCTTGTGCACCCTTCACAAATCTCTGAACACCGCTACATTCTCGCTGAATCCTGTACGGTACGCATTCGCCTGCTCCCTCCCAATTGCCTCCACCTTACACGCCAGCGTATCATGTCGGCAGGTGCTCGTGAGATCATTCCGGTAAACCTGCTTCGTCGCCGCAACAAGGGTGAAGCGAACGAGGAtgtcagcgccgccgccgaccgCTTCCGCGGCCGCTTCGAGAAGGCAAGCCTCGAAGAACGCAAGGCCGCCACTACGACGATGGTCAACGAGTACTATGACCTGGTGACTGATTTCTACGAGTACGGCTGGTGCCAGAACTTTCATTTCGCGCCTCGCTACGCTGGCGAGACCTTCTACGAGTCCATCGCGCGCCACGAGTACTTCCTGGCCGCACGCGGTGGCTTCACGGAGAACGACCACATCGTCGACATCggctgcggcgtcggcggccCGGCACGCAACATTGTGCGCCTCACGCGCTGCAACATCACCGGCGTAAACAACAACGATTACCAGATCACCCGTGCACGCCGCCATGATGCGAGCGCCGGTATGAGCGACAAAATCGACTACATTAAGACCGACTTCTGTAGCATGAGCTTTGCCGACAACACCTTCGACGGCGCCTACGCCATTGAGGCCACCTGCCACGCAAAGGACAAGGTCAAGTGCTACAGCGAGGTCTTCCGCGTCATCAAACCTGGCTCCTGCTTTGTCCTTTACGAGTGGTGCATGACCGATAAGTACAACCCCGACGACGAGTACCATCGCAAGATCAAGCACCGCATCGAGCTGGGCGATGGCCTGCCGGAGATGGAGACGGCCAAGCAGGTGGTGGAGTACATGAAGCGGGCCGGTTTTATGGTAGAGGAGGTCATAGACGTCATTAACCAGTTTGAGTCCAGCCCTATCAAGAGTATCCCGTGGTACCAGCCGCTGACCGGTAGCTATTCATCTCTGAAAGGCGTGCGCTCCACCCCGATGGGCCGCGTTTTCACCAACATCATGTGCCGTGTGCTGGAGTTCCTACGCCTGGCTCCGAAGGGCACACACAAGGCGACGGAAATtctggaggaggctgcggaAAGCCTGGCGATTGGCGGCCGGCTCGGCATCTTCACACCGTCCCTGTACATCCGCGCTCGCAAGCCACTCAAAGAGGTGTAGTTCTCGAGGTTGCCGAAGAATGCCGAACACACTGAGCGGTGTCTTTATCAGCACCCTACTACCCCTCTCGGCGCGTTTTCTTCTGCAAGCACTTTCTTTTACCGGTCCTGTTGCATGCACGTAACGCATCTAATGCAGATTTCTGCTCGAGGGGTGTTGTGTGTCGCTCCAGCTGTTCTGTTCTTCTGTTTTTAAAGCCCatttctcctttttctctctgtgtgtttctttttcttttttctttttcctttggtGAGAACCGATTGCTCGACacgtccctctccctccccccctccccgggTACTCTCCGGCGCGTGTACGCAGAATGGACAATCACTAGTGTGACAAGTTTTTGGAAGGTAGTGGTGCCCTTGGGTCAATCGTATATGGTGCCACATGTCCAAAGAGagctgaagaaaagaaacccccccctcccctataGGGGGAGAATAAGGAGGTGTCCTCGGAGTATACCAGAAAGGTGGCTGTGTCCAAGAGTCCGGAAAGTCGTGTACCGCGCTGTCCTCCTTGTCTCTGTCGGCGCACATGCCTCGGTTTCTCTGCGCACGCTTCTGTGTTCTTTTTGCTGCTTGACTAGCAGCGTTAGATGTCCACTGGCTATTGTCATTTCTTTGTTTCTGTTCAGTTGGCTTCCTCGTCACGGCCTGTACGACCGCGGTCCAGTTGGGTTGTTTTCAGTGCTTAGCTCAACTCGGTAGCTGGTGATCAACGCCAGTGTAGCCATGCGAATTCGAGacgagagaagcaaacagcAAAAGAAGAGATAAAGGAGCATAGAGAAGCACAACTCAGTGTCTATGTCGGtctacgtgcgtgtgtgtgtgttgtacGCGTGTGTTCAGCGGCCTGTTTTTTGTGGTTATTTGACTTTATTTGTGCCATCGTGGCgttccctttcctttttctttcctgttCTTGTATGTTTGTGCTGTGcccccacgccccccccctcctgtgtgtgtgtctgtctgtgcatAACCTTGCGCCGCACGAAGAGCAGCATTCGCTATCACCATCGCGCTCTCGATCTCAGGCTTCTGAAAGCGCTGGTGCACAGAGAAGACCCGTGTGCGTGGCTTTTTTATGTATACGCCCACGCGCACAGGCATACACAACGATGCTGCATAAGGTTCAAAATGAAAGCGTTAGGTCTCGTGGCCATCCCATTCTGTCTTTTCTGTATCTTCCTGATTTTCTTATCTGtagccgtgtgtgtgtggggagggggtggtgacTTCGGTGTGCCTCttcacttcctccctctctcgcaaTTGTCTCCGTGCACGTTGGCGAAGCGAAGATGCGCCGActtcgtgtgtgttggtgtgcgcCTAGGGTGGTGTATGGCTACACGCGTAGAAGAGGGAATACGTGGTGCCTAATATGAAGCGTAGAAGGAAGGTCCACGCACCGATCGTCCTCCTGCACACGTCTTGAAGTGCGAACAACTTGCCGCATTCATGACCAaccacagaaaaaaaaaaaaaggaggtgtGCAGTACTTCGCAAAATGGGCCTCCCTACTGATATAGGGCGAGAAGGAAATGCTCCTTCAAGTGCATAAGCTTGCCTACTCACACGCACGGAAGCGGGCCCGTACATACGCATTTACACTTCTACTGTGTTGGCGCGTATGTGTGGGGGCAACCATCCtcgaaacaaaaaaaaaaaaaactgccTTAACTTACAAATTCAAGAAAAACAAGACACACACCACATTGAGAGCGACCAATGGGAAAGCGCATGTGGGGAGGTACGCACTGTTGGCTGTCAACAGATATGCGAGCTCACGATTGAGGGAGCTGCTCTGTTCGCAGTacggggaagaagaggaatcCAGGAAGTTCTATGCACTCATGTGCGTCTAGGATGACTGTGCTGCCACCTcttccctgcctctctcttcttttaCCCCCCGCCCTTCTCCTTGCCTTATATAACAGTGTTTTGTCTAGAGGGGCACGTGAAACAATAGGTAAGAACAACAACGTCACGGGCGACAGCAAAGGTGGCTGTTGTGGACCAC belongs to Leishmania braziliensis MHOM/BR/75/M2904 complete genome, chromosome 36 and includes:
- a CDS encoding putative sterol 24-c-methyltransferase → MSAGAREIIPVNLLRRRNKGEANEDVSAAADRFRGRFEKASLEERKAATTTMVNEYYDLVTDFYEYGWCQNFHFAPRYAGETFYESIARHEYFLAARGGFTENDHIVDIGCGVGGPARNIVRLTRCNITGVNNNDYQITRARRHDASAGMSDKIDYIKTDFCSMSFADNTFDGAYAIEATCHAKDKVKCYSEVFRVIKPGSCFVLYEWCMTDKYNPDDEYHRKIKHRIELGDGLPEMETAKQVVEYMKRAGFMVEEVIDVINQFESSPIKSIPWYQPLTGSYSSLKGVRSTPMGRVFTNIMCRVLEFLRLAPKGTHKATEILEEAAESLAIGGRLGIFTPSLYIRARKPLKEV